Proteins encoded together in one Drosophila gunungcola strain Sukarami chromosome 2R unlocalized genomic scaffold, Dgunungcola_SK_2 000013F, whole genome shotgun sequence window:
- the LOC128256042 gene encoding peflin produces the protein MSYGQGYNPYGQPGGGYAAPPGAFPPQNAQVSPQAQQWFAMVDRDRSGKINASELQAALVNGRGDHFSDNACKLMISMFDNDASGTIDVYEFEKLYNYINQWLQVFKTYDQDASGHIEEHELTQAFTQMGFRFTPEFINFLVKKSDPQAHKEVSVDQFIVLCVQVQRFTEAFRQRDTQQNGTITIGFEDFLTVAIGCSY, from the exons ATGTCGTAT GGACAAGGTTATAATCCGTATGGTCAGCCCGGTGGAGGCTATGCCGCCCCGCCCGGAGCATTTCCACCGCAAAATGCCCAGGTTTCTCCGCAGGCCCAGCAATGGTTTGCAATGGTGGATCGCGACCGGTCTGGAAAGATCAACGCCTCCGAGTTGCAGGCCGCCCTGGTAAATGGGCGTGGCGATCACTTCTCGGATAACGCATGCAAGCTGATGATAA GCATGTTCGACAACGATGCCAGCGGCACCATTGACGTGTATGAGTTTGAGAAGCTCTACAACTATATCAACCAGTGGCTG CAAGTCTTCAAGACCTACGACCAAGACGCCTCTGGACATATCGAGGAGCATGAGCTTACACAGG CCTTCACCCAGATGGGCTTTCGCTTTACGCCTGAGTTCATCAATTTTCTGGTGAAGAAGAGCGATCCGCAGGCACACAAGGAGGTGTCCGTGGACCAGTTCATCGTGCTCTGCGTTCAGGTGCAGCGCTTCACCGAGGCTTTCAGGCAGCGGGACACCCAACAGAATGGAACCATCACAATTGGCTTCGAGGATTTCCTGACCGTGGCCATTGGCTGCTCGTACTGA
- the LOC128256041 gene encoding translin, with protein sequence MSNFVNLDIFSNYQKYIDNEQELRENIRIVVREIEQLAKEVQIKLQIIHSDLSQISGACGLARKQIEACAEKYQKLAGLVPAGQYYRYSDHWTYITQRLIFLIALVIYLEAGFLVTRETVAEMLGLKTNQSEGFHLDVEDYLLGILQLASELSRFATNSVTMGDYERPLNISHFIGDLNTGFRLLNLKNDGLRKRFDALKYDVKKIEEVVYDVSIRGLSTKEKDQQEEQAASVPE encoded by the exons atgtcgaattttgtaaatttggaCATATTTTCGAACTACCAAAAGTATATTGACAATGAGCAGGAGCTCAGGGAG AACATCCGCATTGTGGTGCGTGAAATCGAACAATTGGCTAAGGAAGTGCAGATTAAATTGCAGATTATACACAGCGATTTGAGCCAAA TTAGTGGCGCCTGTGGTTTGGCACGCAAACAAATTGAAGCCTGCGCCGAAAAGTACCAGAAATTGGCCGGCTTGGTGCCAGCTGGGCAGTACTACAG ATACTCCGATCATTGGACTTATATCACGCAGCGTTTGATCTTTCTCATTGCCTTGGTTATTTACCTGGAGGCGGGATTTTTGGTCACCCGCGAAACTGTGGCTGAAATGTTGGGAT tgAAGACCAACCAATCCGAGGGCTTCCATCTGGATGTGGAGGACTACTTGCTGGGCATCCTGCAGTTGGCCTCGGAACTCTCCCGATTTGCCACCAATTCTGTCACCATGGGCGACTATGAACGTCCCCTCAACATCTCCCATTTTATTGGCGACCTAAACACGGGCTTCCGTCTATTGAATCTAAAGAACGATGGCTTGAGGAAGCGCTTTGATGCCTTAAAGTATGATGTCAAGAAGATCGAAGAGGTAGTCTACGACGTCAGCATTCGCGGCCTGTCCACTAAGGAAAAGGATCAACAGGAGGAGCAGGCTGCTTCTGTACCCGAATAG